Genomic segment of Alcanivorax borkumensis SK2:
CGCCATAATAAAGACAATCCACCACCGGAATAGCCGCAGATTTTAGGCGCTGTAACGCCAAAAATTCGTGGAAATACGTAGAGCGCTTCTGCCAAAACTGTTGGGGCAGGCGGCGACGTTGATTCTGTTGACGCTTTACATAAACCCACTGCCCGGTATCAAGCTGATGGCGGGTCACGCCACTCCAGCCTCCACGACGATAATTCGGCGCCTCCACCCAGTCACAGGGCAACGACCACATGGCATCAAATTCCGTCAAGGCATTGCGAGCTAACACGCTGTGCCATGACGGAGCAATAAAAGTAAGGGTCACACTGCCTCCTCTGACCAATTAACAGGCTCAACAGGAAGGCTAAAAGTAAGAGCTTAAGAGAGGCTTAATCAGGAGAAAAAATCATGGAGCGAATTCTATTTATCTTAAATAGGCAATGTATCAGTCATTGCTGATGGCAGAAATAAAAGAGGCCGCGCCCAGCTCTTTGGGCGCGGCCTCTACGTTGCGTAATGGCAACAACAATCTTCACGTCACTTCAATTATCCCATTATTAAATCTCGATTCTTCTTAGCCTTCCTGCAACAACTTACGCAGGTCGATCAAGGCAGCATTGGCCCGTGATACATAGTTCGCCATCACTAGAGAATGGTTAGCTAACATGCCAAAACCATCGCCATTAAGAATCAAAGGGCTCCATATAGTTTCTTGGGTAGCCTCAAGCTCACGAACCATTTGCCGGAAACTGATGGTCGCATTTTTCTTACGAAGCACATCCGCGAAATCCACTTCCGCACCACGCATTAACTGGGTTAGTGCCCAGGTCGCACCCCGCGCTTCGTAAAAGGCATCATCAATGTCTAGCCAAGGGGTTTTAATAAAATCTTCGTCTTTCTCAGGCTTGGCCGCTACGATGGTGCCGTCCTTGTCAACATTGAGCTGGCTGCGACCAACACTCTGGCTTAGCGTCAAGCTCAAGGACCCTAGCCGATTTTGCACCTCGTTCAGCCAATAATTCAGGTTATCCGCCCGGGCATAGAATTTACCGTCATTTTCATTGGCATCTGTGAGGCGATCCAAGTAACGCTCTAGCGCCTTGATGCCCCGGCGATACTCACTTTCAGTGGCCGGCATGGCCCAGCTTTGCGCATCAAAATTGAATTGAGGCTCAGCAATAGCCAGGTCCTTGTCTTCCTGACTCTGGGACTGGGAACGGCTCATATCCCGGCGTAATACGCGGCTAAAATCACGCACCTGTACCAGCACGCCATATTCCCAGGCTGGCATATTATCCAGCCACAGGCGGTGCGGAAGGATGTCATTGGTCAGGTAGCCGCCAGGCTTAGTCAAGAGTGTATCGGCCACGAAAATCAGCTCTCGAGTGGTAGTTTCGCCCCGAACCACATCCGCTTTCGGCGTTACCTTCTTCAGCTCCGGCTCTTGGCTCCAGTACCAACCAAGCAAAATATCCACCAGTAGCAACAAGCCGAGCAACCAAAGCACCCCTTTCCATATTCGGTTATTACGGGGGTCCAGCATGGCATCCCCCAGTTTTTCATTAAATTTATCGTTACTCATTATCACTCCCAACATCGGCACACCACTACGACAGCGTAGGCTCTTCATTAGCGGCAGGGAGAACAACAATAGCAGCTGCAGGAGAGCTCGCACACCGTTTGCGATAAGCCAAGCTACCGCCATAAAGGCTGAGGATGCCATTGACAATAGATAGACCCAATCCCGCGCCATCTGAATCGCAATGCCCGCGGCTGAAGCGTTCACTGTAGCGCTGCCACTGCTCTAGCCTCAGCCCTTCACCGCTATCGTAGACCTCGATACGGATTTGACCTTCTCTTTTCTCAGCGTTCACTCCGATAACCCCCGGGGGGGTATAGCGGCAAGCATTATCGACCAAGTTCCGTAACACCAGATGCAGAGCTTCCTCGGGGACAGCAACCCATAGAGAATGATCAAGGCGCAATTCCAGATGCTGCTCAAAACGATCGCCTAGCGGCACCAGTGACGCCAGGGTATCCCGTGCCACCGGCAGAATATCAGCACGAGCATTCTTTTTCGGCGGCCCCATGGCAGGGTCCAAACGCGCCAGCACCAGCAATTGTTCGAGCATCCGTTCGGCACGACCCACTGCCTCCTGCAGCCCTTGTAGGGACTCTTCGCGCTGCTGCGGATCCGGCAGTGAGCGAGCGTTATCTGCATGCAGCCGCAACACCATCAATAATGTTCGCAATTCATGCGCAGCATCTGCCGTAAAACGCTTTTCACGCTCCATACCCGCCTCCAGTCGCAGCAAGAGCTCATTGATGGCGGCCTTCACAGGTTCCAGTTCACACACCTGCTTACCGATGGAGAGCGGAGTCAGATTATCCGGAGAACGTTGGCTCACGGATTGAATAAGATCGGAGAGTGGCGAGAGTCCAAAACGAATGGCCAGCCATACTAGCAACACAACAAAAGGCACACTGATCAGGTAGGGAGCCACCAATGCTCCTGCCACATTTCTGACCATGGATTGACGGGCGTAATCACTTTCCGCCAGGATCAACCAGCGATCATTGGTCATTGGCAACGAATAAGCATGCCAGCCGTTGATTTCTGCATAATGAGGACGTGGATTGAGGGCGATCAAAGGTGAGATTGGTGACCCTTCACTAGCAGTAACCAGCTTGCCGTCCTGCCATAACTGGTAGATGAAATAGCGTAGGTAGCGAGACTCTTCGGAGTCCAGCGCTGACAGGGACGCATTGGGGGGATAACCATCCCGCCAAAAACCGGCCAGCAGACGTGCACTTTGCACCAGCTCTGCGTCGTATTGTTCATCCAGCTCATGATAGAGAGTGCGATAAGTCAAAAAGACCAATAAGACCCCGCCACCGGCGATCACCAGCAACAGTGATACAACCAGAAAGCGACGAATGGAAAAAATCATTCCATAGTTCCCTGCAGGCTGTAGCCGACACCACGCACAGTCCGAATCAAGTCGCTTCCCAACTTTTTACGCAAATGATGTATGTGGACTTCCAGTGCGTTGCTTTCTACATCCTCATTCCAGCCATACAACCCACCCTCCAGTTGATCTCTGGTGAGAACTCGACCCCGATGGCGCAACAGCTGCATCAACAGGCTCATCTCCCGCCGCGACAGATTTACCAGCTCGCCGCGACGAGTGACGATAAAACGCACAGGATCAATCTCCAGCTCACCGAGATGAAGCGTCTCTGAGCCAGGCGGTTCACGACGCCGTAATCGGGCACGAATCCGCGCAATCATCTCCACAGCGGAGAACGGTTTCACCAGATAATCATCGGCGCCACAATCCAAGCCCCCGATGCGGTCTTCCAGTGCATCTCTGGCACTAATAATGATTACCGGGATCTGTTTGTCCTTTTGCCGCAAGATTTTCAAGGCATCAATACCATCCAGCCCGGGCAGTCCCAGATCCAGCAACACCAGTTGAAAACCTCCGCCCTCCAGAGCCGGCATCAACAGATCACCCCGATCGATATGATCCACCGTATAGCCTTCAGCCCGGAGCGCACGTTGCAGGCCATCTGCTAGCAGCACATCATTCTCAACCAGCAATAGGCGCATCATTCCCCCATTGAATCCAATATTGTACACCTGCCCCTCGCAACAGGGTTTCAGCGTCTTTTCCCTGAAGCAGAGCAAGCGTAGACAACAGACCAGCCTGAGTACATTGGCGCCCATATACGGTAACAGCACGAGGCGCACCGGATACCGGCCAGCCACTGCGCGGATCCAGCACATGGCTATAACGGACACCATCACGAAGTAAAAAACGGCGGCTATCACCGCTAGTCGCCAGCGCACCGGTGGTGAACTGCAACTGCCCGGCAACAGGCTTGGCTGTACCCTCCATACCCACCTGCCAGGGTGCCTGCGCAGCACGCGCGACTAGGTCACCCCCAAAATTCACCAGTACATCCGCATCGGTAAATTGGCCGGCCAATTGAAAGGCACTGTCCACTGCATATTCTTTACCAATGCCACCTAAATCCAGTTCCATCCCCGCCTGTAAGCGAATTTTTCCTGGCTGCCGTTCGACCTTGTTCCAACCCACCAATGATAATAAGGCGTCAACCTGCTCAGGTTTCGGTAACCGATTAGAACCATCAAAGTGCCAGGCACGTCGTAATACGCCCGAAGTGATGTCAAAAGCACCGTCACTGAGCTGCCAACATTGACCGGCGAAATCAAGTAACCGGGCGCTCTCATCATCAATATCCACCCAGCGCCCATCTCCAGCATTGATGGCCGCGATCAAATTGTCTTGCCGAAAACGGGAGTATTTTCTTTCGATTCGCCAGGCCTCCTCGGTCACACACTCAAACAGTGCCAGTGCCTGGCTTTTACTGACTCCGCGCACCAAACATTCACAAGGACTTGCCATGGCAGAAAAACGGCCGCGCCAAAGGGCGCCGTCCTGTTCCAGGGTAAATGCTTTCCCCTGTGTCATAGAGACTCCACCGCAACGACTACCAGTAGAATGTATACCCGACCTGCGTGATCAGTGCATCGAGTTCCGAAGCATCACTGTCGCCGCTCTGCTGGAAACTTTCTACCCGGAAACTCCATTGCTGGTTGTTTTTCCATTGCTTGCCAAGCTTGACGCCATAGGTGGTATCAGTGAGATTCCCCAGCCGGTAATCCGCCGATACTTCATCCAACGTATTCAGATCTGCAGCGCTAACCGATTCACGGTAAAAATCAGCTTCGCCCTGCTCATACCAACGCACATGGGGTTGCAGAAACCAGCCATTGTCAAACTGAAAGCGATATTTCACATCCAGAGTATGTGATGTAATGCCCCAGTCGTCAGACATAAAACGATACCCCACCGCCAACACATCGCGGTTGAAGTGATAACGGTTCTCCCAGTAAAGCGCATTCTTGGTGCGCGAATCGGGGCGCAACTCGAAAATATGGGCATCACCCACGCCAATATCTGCTGCACCAAAGCTTTCCGCTTCCAGCGGATCCCCATTAGCATCTACTACCGTGACAATCTTGTAAGGGTCTGTCTGGTAACCGTCCGATATCGACACGCTGTAATTGAGTTGCATCAGCCAGTTACGGTTGATCACCTGGGTAATCCAAACAACAGATCATTTATAGTT
This window contains:
- a CDS encoding DUF2333 family protein translates to MSNDKFNEKLGDAMLDPRNNRIWKGVLWLLGLLLLVDILLGWYWSQEPELKKVTPKADVVRGETTTRELIFVADTLLTKPGGYLTNDILPHRLWLDNMPAWEYGVLVQVRDFSRVLRRDMSRSQSQSQEDKDLAIAEPQFNFDAQSWAMPATESEYRRGIKALERYLDRLTDANENDGKFYARADNLNYWLNEVQNRLGSLSLTLSQSVGRSQLNVDKDGTIVAAKPEKDEDFIKTPWLDIDDAFYEARGATWALTQLMRGAEVDFADVLRKKNATISFRQMVRELEATQETIWSPLILNGDGFGMLANHSLVMANYVSRANAALIDLRKLLQEG
- a CDS encoding ATP-binding protein — protein: MIFSIRRFLVVSLLLVIAGGGVLLVFLTYRTLYHELDEQYDAELVQSARLLAGFWRDGYPPNASLSALDSEESRYLRYFIYQLWQDGKLVTASEGSPISPLIALNPRPHYAEINGWHAYSLPMTNDRWLILAESDYARQSMVRNVAGALVAPYLISVPFVVLLVWLAIRFGLSPLSDLIQSVSQRSPDNLTPLSIGKQVCELEPVKAAINELLLRLEAGMEREKRFTADAAHELRTLLMVLRLHADNARSLPDPQQREESLQGLQEAVGRAERMLEQLLVLARLDPAMGPPKKNARADILPVARDTLASLVPLGDRFEQHLELRLDHSLWVAVPEEALHLVLRNLVDNACRYTPPGVIGVNAEKREGQIRIEVYDSGEGLRLEQWQRYSERFSRGHCDSDGAGLGLSIVNGILSLYGGSLAYRKRCASSPAAAIVVLPAANEEPTLS
- a CDS encoding response regulator transcription factor, which codes for MRLLLVENDVLLADGLQRALRAEGYTVDHIDRGDLLMPALEGGGFQLVLLDLGLPGLDGIDALKILRQKDKQIPVIIISARDALEDRIGGLDCGADDYLVKPFSAVEMIARIRARLRRREPPGSETLHLGELEIDPVRFIVTRRGELVNLSRREMSLLMQLLRHRGRVLTRDQLEGGLYGWNEDVESNALEVHIHHLRKKLGSDLIRTVRGVGYSLQGTME
- a CDS encoding FAD:protein FMN transferase produces the protein MTQGKAFTLEQDGALWRGRFSAMASPCECLVRGVSKSQALALFECVTEEAWRIERKYSRFRQDNLIAAINAGDGRWVDIDDESARLLDFAGQCWQLSDGAFDITSGVLRRAWHFDGSNRLPKPEQVDALLSLVGWNKVERQPGKIRLQAGMELDLGGIGKEYAVDSAFQLAGQFTDADVLVNFGGDLVARAAQAPWQVGMEGTAKPVAGQLQFTTGALATSGDSRRFLLRDGVRYSHVLDPRSGWPVSGAPRAVTVYGRQCTQAGLLSTLALLQGKDAETLLRGAGVQYWIQWGNDAPIAG
- a CDS encoding DUF3570 domain-containing protein; its protein translation is MINRNWLMQLNYSVSISDGYQTDPYKIVTVVDANGDPLEAESFGAADIGVGDAHIFELRPDSRTKNALYWENRYHFNRDVLAVGYRFMSDDWGITSHTLDVKYRFQFDNGWFLQPHVRWYEQGEADFYRESVSAADLNTLDEVSADYRLGNLTDTTYGVKLGKQWKNNQQWSFRVESFQQSGDSDASELDALITQVGYTFYW